The Chrysemys picta bellii isolate R12L10 chromosome 12, ASM1138683v2, whole genome shotgun sequence genome has a segment encoding these proteins:
- the TVP23C gene encoding Golgi apparatus membrane protein TVP23 homolog C isoform X1 translates to MTTRDGRGSREGLAPGGDVAGGGSEAAPTMLRQDSNDDTEDVSLFDADEEVSTRSKKSKIRHPVASFFHLFFRVSAIVVYLLCELISSSFIACMVSIILLLSCDFWAVKNVTGRLMVGLRWWNQVDDDGKSHWVFEARKASAQGKKVSSEAESRIFWLGLVTCPVIWVIFAFSALFSFKVKWLAVVTMGVVLQGANLYGYIKCKVGRKTNLTSMATSYLGRQFLRQTVVKDDQAES, encoded by the exons ATGACGACACGCGACGGGCGGGGCTCACGTGAGGGATTGGCCCCGGGCGGTGACGTGGCGGGAGGCGGAAGTGAGGCGGCTCCAACGATGCTACGGCAG GACAGTAATGATGACACTGAAGATGTGTCACTGTTTGATGCAGATGAAGAAGTATCCACGAGATCAAAAAAGTCAAAGATAAG GCACCCAGTGGCATCATTTTTCCACTTGTTCTTCCGAGTCAGTGCAATAGTTGTCTATCTTCTCTGTGAACtgatcagcagcagctttattgcCTGCATGGTGTCAATTATCCTGCTCCTGTCGTGTGACTTTTGGGCAGTAAAG AATGTTACGGGTCGGCTGATGGTTGGCCTTCGCTGGTGGAACCAGGTGGATGATGATGGCAAGAGTCACTGGGTGTTTGAAGCCAGGAAG GCATCGGCTCAAGGGAAAAAAGTTTCATCTGAAGCAGAGTCCCGAATCTTCTGGTTAGGACTAGTTACCTGTCCTGTCATCTGGGTGATATTTGCCTTCAGTGCCCTGTTTTCATTCAAAGTGAAATGGCTG GCAGTGGTTACAATGGGAGTGGTGCTACAGGGGGCCAACCTATATGGTTATATCAAGTGTAAAGTGGGCAGAAAAACAAATTTAACCAGCATGGCTACctcctatcttggaagacagttCTTGCGGCAG ACTGTGGTTAAAGATGACCAAGCCGAATCCTGA
- the TVP23C gene encoding Golgi apparatus membrane protein TVP23 homolog C isoform X2, translated as MVSIILLLSCDFWAVKNVTGRLMVGLRWWNQVDDDGKSHWVFEARKASAQGKKVSSEAESRIFWLGLVTCPVIWVIFAFSALFSFKVKWLAVVTMGVVLQGANLYGYIKCKVGRKTNLTSMATSYLGRQFLRQTVVKDDQAES; from the exons ATGGTGTCAATTATCCTGCTCCTGTCGTGTGACTTTTGGGCAGTAAAG AATGTTACGGGTCGGCTGATGGTTGGCCTTCGCTGGTGGAACCAGGTGGATGATGATGGCAAGAGTCACTGGGTGTTTGAAGCCAGGAAG GCATCGGCTCAAGGGAAAAAAGTTTCATCTGAAGCAGAGTCCCGAATCTTCTGGTTAGGACTAGTTACCTGTCCTGTCATCTGGGTGATATTTGCCTTCAGTGCCCTGTTTTCATTCAAAGTGAAATGGCTG GCAGTGGTTACAATGGGAGTGGTGCTACAGGGGGCCAACCTATATGGTTATATCAAGTGTAAAGTGGGCAGAAAAACAAATTTAACCAGCATGGCTACctcctatcttggaagacagttCTTGCGGCAG ACTGTGGTTAAAGATGACCAAGCCGAATCCTGA